In Drosophila teissieri strain GT53w chromosome 2R, Prin_Dtei_1.1, whole genome shotgun sequence, the following proteins share a genomic window:
- the LOC122614132 gene encoding UDP-glucosyltransferase 2 — protein sequence MSTAKALAEAGHNVTVVTMLQPKVMHKDIHLIVVPVTKEQAEAMENQMASMARSKNDIITTKYLLLNGLDVMVNSQADLLKDPRYQRVFETKFDLMIFGSFFNDFQLGVAAKLKVPVIVDWMIPSNTMIDAFVANPSEVSYVPNESTFATTPMSFLKRAENLVKHVILKYLTIRFNYKFNRIYNEIFTDKDMPTLSDMKKNISLVFVGSHLISDGPIRPLVPAIIEIGGIQVKEEPDPLPQDIAEILDSSSQGAIFLSFGSNTKSYMVKPEIVAIIFKVLSGLKENVIWKWEDLENTPGNASNIFYRPWLPQDDILPHPNTKLFISHAGKNSVTESLYHGVPMVVLPIFGDQPLTADLLVNSGYGVSLDLQSLTEDAFREAINEVLQNEKYTLAVRKFSALYRDRPLTPKQSVLFWVDYVLRHRGAPNLQSPAMHMGFIELHNLDIYALVLTILILLVLLSKRAVKFLLGKPVRKVKAPAGKKKQ from the coding sequence ATGTCCACGGCCAAGGCGCTGGCCGAGGCAGGACATAATGTTACCGTGGTGACAATGCTGCAGCCCAAGGTGATGCACAAGGACATCCATCTGATTGTAGTGCCAGTGACGAAGGAGCAGGCGGAAGCCATGGAAAACCAAATGGCCAGTATGGCCAGAAGTAAGAATGACATCATAACCACCAAGTATCTGCTCTTAAATGGCCTGGATGTGATGGTCAATTCCCAGGCTGATCTGCTGAAGGACCCCAGATACCAACGCGTTTTCGAGACCAAATTCGATCTGATGATATTTGGCAGCTTTTTCAACGACTTTCAATTGGGAGTTGCAGCCAAGCTGAAGGTTCCCGTAATAGTCGACTGGATGATACCATCCAACACCATGATTGATGCGTTTGTGGCCAATCCCTCGGAGGTCTCCTATGTGCCCAATGAATCAACTTTTGCCACCACGCCCATGTCCTTCCTCAAACGAGCTGAGAACTTGGTAAAGCACGTGATTCTAAAATACTTGACCATACGCTTTAATTACAAGTTTAACCGCATCTATAATGAAATCTTTACGGACAAAGATATGCCAACGCTCAGTGACATGAAGAAGAATATATCCTTGGTCTTCGTCGGTTCCCATTTGATCAGCGATGGTCCAATTCGACCTCTGGTGCCTGCTATCATTGAAATTGGAGGTATACAGGTGAAGGAGGAGCCAGATCCACTGCCCCAGGACATTGCAGAGATCCTAGATAGCTCCAGCCAAGGAGCGATATTTCTCTCATTTGGTTCCAACACCAAGAGTTACATGGTGAAGCCGGAAATCGTGGCCATCATTTTCAAAGTGCTCTCCGGCCTGAAAGAGAATGTTATTTGGAAATGGGAGGATCTGGAGAACACACCCGGCAATGCCTCAAACATTTTCTATAGGCCCTGGCTGCCCCAAGACGATATCCTGCCACATCCGAACACCAAACTCTTTATATCACATGCCGGCAAGAACAGCGTCACCGAGTCGCTGTACCATGGAGTGCCCATGGTGGTACTGCCCATTTTCGGGGACCAACCCTTGACTGCGGATCTATTGGTGAATTCGGGATATGGCGTGTCCCTTGATCTGCAGTCCCTCACCGAAGATGCCTTTCGCGAAGCCATCAACGAGGTCctgcaaaatgaaaagtacACTCTAGCGGTTCGCAAATTCTCCGCCCTCTACAGGGATCGACCTCTTACTCCAAAGCAGTCGGTTCTTTTCTGGGTGGATTACGTTCTGCGGCATCGTGGTGCCCCCAACTTGCAGAGTCCAGCGATGCATATGGGATTTATTGAGCTACACAACCTGGACATCTACGCCTTGGTGCTCACGATCCTGATATTGTTGGTTCTCCTAAGTAAGCGGGCTGTGAAATTTTTGCTTGGAAAGCCAGTGAGAAAAGTTAAAGCTCCTgcgggaaaaaagaaacaatag